A region from the uncultured Draconibacterium sp. genome encodes:
- a CDS encoding RagB/SusD family nutrient uptake outer membrane protein — protein MKNKITYLILSLFILTTSCELEELVVDRFTPETFYKTEADAHAAINGAYSELTSFAYYKYSYSAPILLSSDAIFSTKNDEYSQYSKKTYSSSSNYLRNSWNSIYHVVNNSNLVLEYVPQMEINEAVKNRITGEAYFLRALSYLNLVRSYGGVPLKLKATLDDSDLHTPRASKEEVYQQIFEDLKMAIQLMPVASEQPTAEYGRATKGSAQALLALAYLTHGDWTEAKEYADQVINSGEYSLVADFGDLWDVNKEKQNGQEVIFAVKFARDGLESLARSIGSEFALRMLPNSARGLTGHPKGAGTSHLQIQPYFYDIYTTGQYEGDYRAEKTFFTEWTGDNGKIFTSYPNPSAGGIHKKGAYIGKYIDPDGYDTRNHENDLNIIRYAEVLLIKAEAANELGLTAEAYDAFNQVRKRARNADGITRTTPADLTPGLSKDEFRDAVFNERGAELIGEGQRWFDLLRMKRANGTTYYEYMFNEFVPSLPADKFEQSSIVWNPKNLLFPIPVGEIVNNTAINPEDQNPGF, from the coding sequence ATGAAAAATAAAATAACATATTTAATCTTAAGCCTTTTCATTCTAACCACATCGTGTGAATTGGAAGAGCTGGTAGTTGACCGATTTACTCCGGAAACTTTTTATAAGACTGAAGCTGATGCACATGCTGCCATTAATGGAGCCTATTCAGAATTAACATCTTTCGCTTATTATAAGTATAGCTACTCAGCACCAATCTTACTATCCTCTGATGCCATATTTAGTACCAAAAATGATGAATATAGTCAATATTCAAAGAAAACTTACTCTTCTTCATCTAACTATCTAAGAAATAGCTGGAACAGTATTTACCATGTTGTTAACAACAGCAACCTGGTTTTGGAATATGTACCTCAGATGGAAATAAATGAAGCAGTAAAAAACAGAATTACTGGTGAAGCTTATTTTTTAAGAGCCTTAAGTTATTTAAATCTTGTTCGTAGTTATGGAGGTGTACCACTTAAGTTGAAAGCAACACTTGACGATTCTGATCTTCATACACCAAGAGCTTCGAAAGAAGAGGTTTATCAACAAATTTTTGAGGATCTTAAAATGGCAATTCAATTAATGCCGGTTGCAAGTGAACAACCTACAGCAGAATATGGACGTGCAACAAAAGGATCTGCTCAGGCACTATTGGCATTAGCTTATTTAACTCATGGTGACTGGACTGAAGCAAAAGAATATGCTGATCAGGTTATTAATTCAGGTGAATATTCGTTGGTAGCAGATTTTGGTGACCTTTGGGACGTCAACAAGGAAAAACAAAATGGGCAAGAGGTAATTTTTGCTGTTAAGTTTGCCCGTGACGGACTTGAATCACTAGCCCGTTCAATAGGAAGCGAATTTGCTTTACGTATGTTGCCTAATTCTGCCAGAGGATTAACTGGTCATCCGAAAGGAGCGGGAACAAGTCATCTTCAAATCCAACCCTACTTTTATGATATATATACTACAGGGCAGTATGAAGGTGACTACAGAGCTGAAAAAACTTTCTTTACGGAATGGACAGGAGATAATGGTAAAATATTCACATCATATCCTAATCCAAGCGCTGGAGGAATTCATAAAAAAGGAGCCTATATTGGTAAATATATTGATCCTGATGGATATGATACCAGAAATCATGAAAATGACCTGAATATCATCCGCTATGCTGAAGTATTGCTAATAAAAGCAGAAGCTGCAAATGAACTTGGTTTAACTGCTGAAGCGTACGATGCCTTTAATCAGGTGAGAAAAAGGGCGCGTAATGCTGATGGAATAACACGTACAACACCTGCCGATTTAACTCCTGGATTATCGAAAGATGAATTCAGAGATGCGGTTTTTAATGAACGTGGTGCTGAATTAATTGGAGAAGGTCAACGATGGTTTGACTTGCTTCGGATGAAAAGGGCAAATGGTACAACTTATTACGAATACATGTTCAATGAATTTGTTCCTTCCTTACCAGCAGATAAATTTGAACAATCGAGTATTGTTTGGAACCCAAAAAATTTATTGTTCCCAATTCCTGTTGGCGAAATTGTTAATAATACTGCAATAAACCCGGAGGATCAAAATCCTGGATTTTAA
- a CDS encoding TonB-dependent receptor gives MKKNYSIFLRSSLALILAFFIAIGANGQTRSISGVVLDGDGQAMPGVNVVFKGTTTGTVTSIEGKFQLEANSSSNILVFSFIGMKTQEVDIAGKSNVSVTMELDAIGLEEVIAVGYGTMRKSDLSGSVASVSVQEMGSTPVTSVDQFLQGRASGVQITQNSGAPGSAVNVLIRGGNSINGSNQPLFVIDGYPMDVSESSFGGGDEGTNPSPLSMINPNDIESIEVLKDASATAIYGSRGANGVIIITTKSGQKGGKVSYSYRTDISNLPKTIDVLSTREYLEYRNEAATNDGLEPIYTSNEMDSIVGLGVNTDWQDLIYGTGISQDHQLSFSGADEKTNYAIIGNYTTMEGIIKNSQFDRYGLRMNLDRSITKKLKVGGKFSYSNVNSQMAKQSSRGGEPSRSVTLAALMFKPLDSPYDDSGELDESLGSNPLITVNKLEDHLNVQTFTGQIQGEYEIIEGLKFKSSFGINNNYIVRQVYEPAGTYKGSLVGGFAARTDNRQTSYLTEQLLSFNKKINNHRINAVVGYTWQEWETMLMRNEASGFINDNLSYNYLQGAGSTAPTKTQNIKWALASYLTRINYTVDNKYIFTLTGRADGSTRLGANKWAFFPSGAVAWRVSEESFLKDVEPVSNLKLRASYGLTGNQAVSPLQTKTNLAVKYYPNNGVFSTGIVGNASLADGNFGNPNLKWETTSQYDIGFDLGLFENRLRMSFDYYQKLTKDLLVNLSLPESTGYPSYWTNKGEVENKGFELELGADILVNQFKWSISGNISAYRNEVLDLGDLDAIYGQKWITAGSIALNQPMHIAQVGSSVGAFYGFKTDGIYQNQEEVAAGVEPDAVPGDYRFVDIAGAFDEEGNPIGDGKITPEDRIIIGNATPDFIFGVTNNLSWKNFDLTIFIQGSQGNNMINLNAYVINALADGNGKNVSQEAWDNRWQGEGTSTTFSRARSDQAMFKNQVTDRIVEDASYIRLKNLNFGYNVPIKSNAISNIRLSVTATNLITITNYSGYDPEASATNSALEPGVDFGVFPQPRTYSFGVNVEF, from the coding sequence ATGAAAAAAAACTATTCTATTTTTTTGAGATCATCACTAGCACTTATTTTGGCATTTTTTATAGCCATTGGGGCAAATGGCCAAACGAGAAGCATTAGTGGTGTTGTGTTAGATGGAGATGGGCAGGCCATGCCAGGAGTAAATGTTGTTTTTAAAGGAACAACTACTGGAACTGTTACCTCTATTGAAGGAAAGTTTCAATTAGAAGCTAACAGTTCTTCCAATATTTTGGTTTTCTCCTTTATCGGGATGAAAACACAAGAAGTTGATATTGCAGGGAAAAGTAATGTAAGTGTAACTATGGAGCTCGATGCAATTGGATTGGAAGAAGTAATTGCAGTTGGTTATGGAACCATGAGGAAATCAGATCTCTCAGGCTCTGTTGCGTCAGTGAGTGTTCAAGAAATGGGATCAACTCCTGTTACTTCGGTCGACCAGTTTCTTCAGGGACGTGCTTCCGGTGTACAAATTACCCAAAACAGTGGGGCACCTGGTTCAGCCGTGAATGTGCTTATTCGGGGAGGTAACTCCATAAATGGTTCTAACCAACCATTATTTGTAATCGATGGTTATCCAATGGATGTTAGCGAATCAAGTTTTGGTGGTGGCGACGAAGGTACAAATCCCAGCCCGCTTTCAATGATAAATCCTAACGACATTGAGTCAATTGAAGTATTAAAAGATGCTTCTGCAACTGCAATATACGGTTCTCGTGGTGCAAATGGAGTAATCATAATCACTACAAAATCAGGGCAAAAAGGTGGGAAAGTATCATACAGTTATCGCACTGATATATCGAATCTTCCAAAAACCATTGACGTGCTTTCGACAAGAGAATATCTTGAATACAGGAATGAAGCTGCAACAAATGATGGTTTAGAACCAATATACACCTCAAATGAAATGGATTCAATCGTTGGCTTAGGAGTAAACACAGATTGGCAGGATTTAATTTACGGGACGGGTATTTCACAAGATCATCAGCTTAGTTTTTCAGGTGCCGATGAAAAGACCAATTATGCAATAATCGGGAATTATACAACAATGGAAGGAATCATTAAAAATTCTCAGTTTGATAGGTATGGTTTGCGTATGAATCTTGATAGGAGTATAACAAAGAAACTAAAAGTTGGAGGAAAGTTTAGTTATTCAAATGTTAACAGCCAAATGGCAAAGCAGTCTTCAAGAGGGGGGGAGCCATCAAGATCAGTTACCTTGGCTGCACTTATGTTTAAGCCGCTGGATAGCCCTTATGATGATAGTGGTGAGTTGGATGAAAGCCTTGGAAGTAATCCATTGATTACAGTAAATAAATTAGAAGACCATTTAAACGTACAAACATTTACGGGACAAATTCAGGGGGAATATGAAATTATTGAAGGGTTAAAATTTAAGTCATCTTTTGGTATTAACAATAACTATATTGTGAGACAGGTATACGAACCTGCTGGTACATATAAAGGTTCGTTGGTTGGTGGATTTGCCGCAAGAACAGATAACAGACAAACAAGTTATTTGACAGAACAGCTTCTTTCTTTTAATAAAAAAATTAATAATCATAGAATCAATGCGGTAGTTGGTTATACATGGCAAGAGTGGGAAACCATGCTTATGCGAAATGAAGCCAGTGGATTTATTAATGATAACCTATCATACAATTATTTACAAGGTGCTGGCAGTACTGCTCCCACTAAAACACAAAATATCAAATGGGCTCTGGCATCTTATTTAACCAGAATCAATTATACGGTGGATAATAAATACATTTTTACATTAACAGGAAGAGCGGATGGAAGCACACGTCTGGGTGCTAATAAATGGGCTTTTTTCCCATCTGGTGCAGTAGCGTGGAGAGTTAGCGAGGAATCGTTTTTAAAAGATGTTGAACCGGTTTCAAACTTGAAACTACGCGCCAGTTACGGTTTAACTGGTAATCAAGCAGTAAGCCCACTACAAACCAAAACTAATCTGGCTGTAAAATATTATCCAAACAATGGTGTATTTAGCACTGGTATTGTAGGAAATGCATCCCTTGCCGATGGAAACTTTGGAAATCCGAATTTAAAATGGGAAACAACATCACAATACGATATTGGTTTTGACCTTGGACTTTTTGAAAATAGGTTGCGTATGTCTTTTGACTACTACCAAAAATTGACAAAAGACTTATTGGTTAATTTATCTTTACCTGAATCAACCGGATATCCAAGTTACTGGACAAATAAAGGAGAAGTTGAAAACAAAGGTTTTGAACTGGAATTGGGCGCAGATATTTTAGTTAATCAATTTAAATGGAGTATTTCTGGTAACATATCAGCTTATCGAAATGAAGTTCTTGACCTGGGAGATTTAGATGCAATTTATGGTCAAAAATGGATTACTGCTGGCTCAATTGCCTTAAACCAGCCAATGCATATTGCACAGGTTGGTAGCTCGGTGGGTGCCTTTTATGGATTTAAAACTGACGGAATTTACCAGAATCAAGAGGAAGTAGCTGCTGGTGTTGAACCTGATGCAGTTCCTGGTGATTACAGATTTGTAGATATAGCCGGAGCTTTTGATGAAGAAGGTAATCCAATTGGTGATGGGAAGATTACTCCTGAAGACAGGATTATTATTGGAAACGCTACACCAGATTTTATTTTTGGGGTAACCAACAATCTTTCATGGAAGAACTTTGACTTAACTATTTTCATCCAAGGAAGCCAGGGTAATAACATGATAAATTTAAATGCCTACGTAATCAATGCGCTCGCCGATGGAAATGGAAAGAATGTAAGCCAGGAGGCATGGGATAATCGTTGGCAGGGAGAGGGTACAAGTACTACCTTTTCACGAGCAAGAAGCGATCAAGCTATGTTTAAAAATCAAGTAACCGATCGAATAGTTGAAGATGCTTCTTATATACGATTAAAGAATTTAAATTTTGGATATAATGTTCCAATAAAAAGTAATGCAATTAGCAATATCAGGCTATCTGTTACTGCTACAAATCTTATAACAATAACCAATTATAGTGGATATGATCCTGAAGCCAGCGCCACAAACAGTGCACTTGAACCAGGAGTTGATTTTGGTGTGTTTCCACAGCCACGTACCTATTCATTTGGCGTAAACGTAGAATTTTAA
- a CDS encoding response regulator: MSMALSAQKFYNVGVEEGLSSYQAYDIVQDKNGFIWVSTKVGIDRFDGENIVNYGYPGDDGEITFQIVKLITDLNKNIWAFTSKGQIFSFDEGNNHFQRIFSLSDSIQMGALINLKVDTYTWFCTGNGLWLYDSNERKIREVTYFSGKRVSLVASYSDDKYLVAASGELFEFNLHDETAKSIVSINYEDNSSTTQSQSVCWNKPMNEIWIGTNSGDVLIYNTQSKSIINLKDKIPELPGVPVFKVVASSNNEMYLGSDGGGVYKIDGQRKILLDNYNENEDKANTLVGNGVQDLFLANSGDLYISTFTGGLNILSDVRGNFGTIRHETNNPNSLRNNVVNNILEDSDGDLWFATNNGVSCWLKQTNKWIHFFGDRKQVANVFLSLCQYDKNTVIAGSYGKGVYFLSKKEGIKRHLNPGEKNSKNRKQSDYIVEIFKDNENRVWTGDTFNDMAVFNPKNNSIKYISLIGVKSIQAKDEHNVFVGTSSGVYILNTKSFSVQKVQLGESFPQQIFVNSLNFDREKQALWIATSGLGLLKFNVSSNTTEHFDKSKGLPSNHIYAILTYDDNILWASSEKGLFRYNTNDAEVEVFSVKDGLSDDVFYKNSRFKSQSGVFYFGSYNGVTYFNPASVEYQDESASIFLEELLINNKKYNTRDENSPLINPLNQTENLVLRYNQSSFSIGFTTISAVNSGEIQYSWILEGQDEHWSIPSLNKRANYTNVGKGDFQFRLRALSKRTGAVIDERLINITVKPAPWDTLWAKALLIFISLNILVFIFLYLRVSDKKKLSDAKIQFFTNTAHDIKTPLTLAMAPLGDLQKSKNLDDKDRYLLDLSFSNVSSLSNTVNHLFDFQKSDMGKNQLVLSKENIIKLVNDRFNYFNQLAEKKNIKFECVVEPKILFEWIDISKLEKVLDNLLSNSFKYTKENGEIVLRLSSNQSEWFISVKDSGIGIPQLAQKSLFKRYYRGENAINSKVSGSGIGLLLAKNYVLLHKGNIQFNSKEGVGTEFVISFKKGKEHYGENVSLAEITVEKSSEKNKVEREWTSADNKKKRIEKLLIVEDNDKLRNYLANTLSEHYQTFEAEDGIVALKKVELVQPDLIVSDIGMPKLNGIELTEKLKVSFETSHIPIILLTAFDENKDIIKGLQSGADDYVTKPFDTSILIARIENILKNRQKIKKRFIAFSETKIEKDTFSNKKDQEFIEKAIAFVEQNITEYSLSKDHFAKEMFVSESLLYKKLKALTGQSPSEFIKTIRLKKAMGIIQQGEKSISEVAELTGFSDSKYFSTSFKKFYGKPPSSFV, translated from the coding sequence ATGAGCATGGCTTTATCAGCACAAAAATTCTACAATGTTGGTGTTGAAGAAGGTCTTAGCAGTTATCAGGCTTATGATATTGTACAGGATAAAAACGGTTTTATTTGGGTTTCTACTAAGGTTGGGATTGATCGATTTGATGGGGAAAATATAGTAAACTATGGTTACCCGGGAGATGATGGGGAAATTACTTTTCAGATAGTAAAATTAATAACAGACCTCAATAAAAATATTTGGGCCTTTACATCAAAAGGGCAAATATTTTCTTTCGATGAAGGCAACAATCATTTTCAACGCATTTTCTCTTTGTCCGACTCTATTCAAATGGGCGCCTTAATAAATCTTAAAGTTGACACTTATACCTGGTTTTGCACCGGCAACGGACTTTGGTTGTACGATAGCAATGAAAGAAAAATAAGAGAGGTAACTTATTTTAGTGGAAAAAGAGTATCGTTGGTTGCTTCTTATTCAGATGACAAATACCTGGTTGCAGCATCAGGTGAGTTATTTGAATTCAATTTGCATGATGAAACGGCTAAATCTATTGTTTCAATTAATTACGAGGACAACAGCAGTACGACTCAATCGCAGTCTGTTTGTTGGAATAAGCCGATGAATGAGATCTGGATTGGAACAAATTCTGGAGATGTGTTAATCTATAACACGCAATCCAAATCCATTATAAATTTAAAAGATAAAATACCTGAGCTTCCCGGAGTTCCGGTTTTCAAGGTGGTTGCATCGTCAAACAACGAGATGTATTTAGGCTCAGATGGTGGAGGGGTTTATAAAATTGATGGACAAAGAAAAATATTGCTTGATAACTACAACGAAAATGAGGATAAGGCCAACACATTAGTTGGAAATGGCGTTCAGGACTTGTTTTTGGCAAATTCGGGCGACCTTTATATCAGCACATTTACCGGAGGACTCAATATTTTAAGTGATGTTAGAGGCAATTTTGGAACCATTCGCCATGAAACAAATAATCCCAATTCGCTTCGGAACAATGTAGTGAACAATATACTTGAGGATAGTGATGGTGACTTATGGTTCGCTACCAATAACGGTGTGAGCTGCTGGTTAAAGCAAACCAATAAATGGATTCATTTTTTTGGTGACCGCAAACAAGTGGCCAACGTTTTTCTATCGCTTTGCCAATACGATAAAAACACTGTAATTGCAGGATCTTATGGGAAAGGAGTTTATTTTTTAAGTAAAAAAGAAGGAATAAAACGACACCTGAATCCCGGCGAGAAAAACTCGAAAAATAGAAAGCAATCAGATTATATTGTTGAAATATTTAAAGATAATGAGAATAGAGTTTGGACAGGAGACACCTTTAATGATATGGCTGTTTTTAATCCAAAAAACAATTCGATAAAATATATTTCTTTAATTGGCGTAAAATCAATTCAAGCCAAAGATGAACATAACGTATTTGTGGGTACTTCTTCTGGTGTTTACATTCTAAACACAAAAAGTTTTTCTGTGCAAAAAGTTCAATTGGGAGAAAGTTTTCCGCAGCAAATATTTGTTAACAGTTTAAATTTCGACAGAGAAAAACAGGCACTATGGATTGCGACGTCAGGGCTGGGTTTATTAAAATTCAACGTAAGTTCGAATACTACTGAACATTTTGATAAAAGTAAAGGGCTTCCATCAAATCACATTTACGCCATTTTAACTTATGATGATAATATTCTGTGGGCGAGTTCTGAAAAAGGCTTGTTCAGGTACAATACCAATGATGCTGAAGTTGAAGTGTTCTCGGTAAAGGATGGTCTTTCGGATGATGTTTTTTATAAGAACTCAAGATTTAAATCACAATCCGGAGTTTTCTACTTTGGATCTTACAATGGTGTTACCTACTTTAATCCGGCAAGTGTTGAGTATCAGGATGAAAGTGCTTCAATTTTTTTGGAAGAACTATTAATCAATAATAAAAAATACAATACGAGAGATGAAAATTCGCCGTTAATAAACCCACTTAACCAAACCGAAAATCTTGTTCTTAGATATAATCAATCATCATTTTCAATTGGATTTACTACTATTTCTGCGGTTAATTCAGGCGAGATTCAGTATTCATGGATACTTGAAGGACAAGATGAACATTGGTCGATACCTTCGTTGAATAAAAGAGCCAATTATACAAATGTAGGCAAAGGAGATTTTCAGTTTCGCCTAAGGGCTTTGAGTAAACGAACAGGTGCTGTAATAGACGAACGGCTAATTAATATTACCGTTAAGCCGGCTCCCTGGGATACTTTGTGGGCGAAAGCATTATTGATTTTCATTTCCTTAAACATACTTGTATTTATATTTCTTTACTTGCGTGTTTCGGATAAGAAGAAACTTTCCGACGCAAAAATTCAATTTTTCACCAATACAGCACACGATATAAAAACCCCGTTAACACTTGCCATGGCACCACTTGGCGACCTGCAAAAAAGTAAAAATCTCGATGATAAAGACAGGTATCTTCTTGATTTATCTTTTTCAAATGTATCAAGCCTGTCAAATACAGTTAACCATTTATTCGATTTCCAGAAGTCGGATATGGGTAAAAACCAGTTGGTATTATCCAAGGAAAACATAATTAAACTGGTGAATGACAGGTTTAATTATTTCAACCAACTAGCAGAGAAAAAAAATATAAAGTTTGAGTGTGTAGTAGAACCGAAAATTCTTTTTGAATGGATCGATATTTCTAAGCTTGAAAAAGTATTGGATAATTTATTGTCAAACTCGTTTAAATACACAAAAGAAAACGGAGAAATAGTTCTTCGACTTTCATCAAACCAGTCGGAATGGTTTATTTCTGTTAAAGATAGTGGTATTGGTATTCCACAACTTGCCCAAAAAAGTTTGTTTAAAAGGTATTACCGTGGAGAGAATGCTATTAACTCGAAAGTGTCTGGGAGCGGTATAGGCCTGTTGCTTGCTAAAAATTATGTACTACTTCATAAAGGCAATATTCAGTTCAACAGTAAAGAAGGAGTGGGGACCGAATTTGTAATTTCGTTCAAAAAAGGCAAAGAACATTACGGTGAAAATGTAAGCCTGGCAGAAATCACTGTTGAGAAAAGTTCAGAGAAAAATAAAGTTGAAAGAGAATGGACTTCCGCTGACAATAAGAAGAAACGCATAGAGAAACTTCTGATTGTTGAAGATAACGACAAACTCAGGAATTACCTTGCAAATACTTTATCGGAACATTATCAAACATTTGAAGCAGAAGATGGTATTGTCGCATTAAAAAAGGTTGAATTGGTGCAACCAGATTTAATTGTTTCGGATATTGGAATGCCCAAGTTAAATGGAATTGAGCTTACGGAAAAGTTAAAAGTTAGTTTTGAAACATCGCATATCCCAATTATATTGTTAACAGCTTTCGACGAAAACAAGGATATTATAAAAGGCCTACAGAGCGGTGCCGATGATTACGTAACAAAACCATTTGACACCTCCATTTTGATAGCAAGAATAGAAAATATTCTTAAAAACAGACAGAAAATTAAAAAGAGGTTTATTGCTTTCTCCGAAACAAAAATTGAAAAAGATACTTTTTCGAATAAAAAAGATCAGGAGTTTATTGAAAAAGCAATTGCTTTTGTCGAGCAAAATATTACGGAATATAGTCTATCGAAAGATCATTTTGCCAAAGAGATGTTTGTTAGCGAATCCTTACTTTATAAAAAATTGAAAGCTCTTACCGGGCAATCTCCAAGCGAATTTATAAAAACAATTCGGTTGAAAAAGGCTATGGGAATAATACAACAGGGCGAAAAATCAATAAGCGAGGTGGCAGAATTGACAGGATTCTCCGATTCAAAATATTTTAGTACTTCTTTCAAAAAGTTTTATGGAAAACCTCCAAGTTCCTTTGTTTGA
- a CDS encoding relaxase/mobilization nuclease domain-containing protein → MIGKGKSISHASNAIDYAKEKQGAVEISRNNVIGENGKEIAKEFRVFQNLNARCQRNTISFVLSPSIPVGNKLTNQDFKNLSDDFLSRMNLKENQSITFLHCNKDHQHLHIFVNRIDYNGRAYKDHFISKKAQRIAESMVKARGFKTAKEIQIEKETRLRTQIKEAHSRVLLHNPRNIFEYAEMMQHLGIRCHLKQASNGKVVGLKFHIGKESIKASSVDRSFSAARLQKLIQQNFEHHIRYRNQYRKEYQRNQIDAHKNKFRI, encoded by the coding sequence ATGATTGGAAAAGGAAAAAGCATATCACATGCCTCCAATGCCATCGATTATGCCAAGGAGAAACAGGGTGCAGTTGAAATTAGCCGCAACAACGTAATTGGTGAAAACGGAAAAGAAATTGCAAAAGAATTCCGGGTTTTTCAAAATTTGAATGCACGCTGCCAACGAAATACAATTTCGTTTGTGCTTAGCCCGTCTATTCCGGTGGGCAACAAACTTACTAATCAAGATTTCAAAAATCTTTCAGATGATTTTCTTTCAAGGATGAACCTTAAAGAAAACCAGTCGATTACATTTCTGCATTGTAACAAGGACCACCAACACCTACACATTTTTGTGAACCGGATTGATTATAACGGGAGAGCTTACAAAGACCATTTCATTAGCAAGAAGGCGCAACGCATTGCCGAGAGTATGGTGAAAGCCAGAGGCTTTAAAACCGCAAAAGAAATACAAATAGAAAAAGAAACGCGCCTTCGTACGCAGATAAAAGAAGCACATAGCAGAGTACTACTGCATAACCCACGCAATATTTTTGAATATGCTGAGATGATGCAGCACCTTGGCATTCGTTGCCACTTAAAACAAGCTTCGAATGGTAAAGTAGTGGGGCTAAAATTTCATATCGGAAAAGAATCCATTAAAGCCAGTTCGGTAGACCGTTCCTTTAGTGCTGCACGCCTACAGAAACTAATTCAGCAAAACTTCGAGCACCATATTCGGTATAGAAATCAGTACAGGAAAGAGTACCAGAGAAATCAAATAGATGCACATAAAAACAAATTCAGAATTTAA
- a CDS encoding toprim domain-containing protein, protein MKKEKLQCNTAREISIIEFLKKNGFSPLRENHKEAWDLSPIRKESTPSFKVSKILNRWYDHGLGKGGNIIDLVIEMKHQCTVQESLAILENTIPSFSFQQQKIFAVLKPEDEIRIEKVLPIQHPALLNYLVKRKVNPKQVTKYAKQVHYSFKNSTYFAIGLKNVSGGWELRNSYYKNAAAPKGFSFFSKANNKLAITEGMFDFFSLISLYSDLPKKSDFIVLNSVSFVSRIKNIASRYTKVGLYLDNDLAGKKATKQLLADLPNSVDMSAIYSFTKDLNEYLTALNRRQHRL, encoded by the coding sequence ACAATGCAATACCGCTCGTGAAATATCAATCATTGAATTTCTGAAAAAGAACGGATTTTCCCCTCTCCGGGAAAACCACAAAGAAGCCTGGGATTTAAGTCCGATTCGTAAAGAAAGTACTCCATCTTTTAAAGTATCGAAGATTTTGAACCGATGGTACGACCACGGTCTTGGTAAAGGAGGAAATATTATCGACTTGGTAATTGAAATGAAACACCAATGTACCGTACAGGAATCATTAGCTATTCTCGAAAATACAATTCCATCTTTCTCTTTTCAACAGCAAAAAATTTTTGCAGTGTTGAAACCGGAAGATGAAATTAGGATTGAAAAGGTTTTGCCGATTCAACATCCAGCCCTACTTAATTATTTAGTGAAACGAAAAGTTAATCCGAAGCAAGTAACGAAATACGCAAAACAAGTTCATTACTCTTTTAAAAACTCAACCTATTTTGCTATAGGATTGAAAAATGTTTCCGGCGGCTGGGAGCTTCGAAACTCATATTATAAAAATGCTGCAGCTCCAAAAGGTTTTTCCTTCTTTTCTAAAGCAAATAACAAGCTGGCAATCACCGAAGGAATGTTTGATTTCTTCAGCCTGATTTCGCTTTATTCTGACCTACCCAAAAAGTCGGATTTTATCGTTTTGAATTCTGTTTCGTTTGTTAGCCGAATTAAAAATATTGCATCCAGATATACTAAAGTCGGACTGTATTTAGATAATGACCTTGCAGGTAAAAAAGCCACAAAACAGTTATTGGCAGACCTTCCGAACAGTGTTGACATGTCTGCAATTTACAGTTTCACAAAAGACCTGAACGAATACCTAACCGCGCTGAATCGGCGGCAACATAGGCTTTAG